A genomic segment from Lytechinus variegatus isolate NC3 chromosome 10, Lvar_3.0, whole genome shotgun sequence encodes:
- the LOC121422380 gene encoding DNA excision repair protein ERCC-6-like isoform X1 produces the protein MEESISISEMDATCNSVGGEATAPSQDIDTDTSVNISNDLQSGFGNVEGDERKNGKKSSSSKGSIFHIDTTLIHTVPSSEQATELQDLGVSVFDQEEFEQGVLQQVDQAINIEEAKLSRQRDEKELKGVLDDIRLCRSEFRHLQKVASSIRVPSVPSMISRELEKKLLSVKTQKENKAKQLKKLRARHRVLSAKLSGNSDDVNIEDNSDEGEKGDGSSSAYERLLHDGSGLNSAPGPSQAKETEHERLIRLGEMTPFGTFLTVKEQEKPKPKPRSLVVTDFEKFLGGKDIEMYKKHKEASKWKGTKKAKGNASQSDQGSILRGLLTPKPEPSPGQKDKVHKQDTAKASCSRDSVSPGKRKPERERIEFEPKHRKKVKEKWNDPSLKKKRQRTKMRNLTEDWESDNEGYIEDSDEEYCPDSDQEAEFDDDAYSDDEPVIGRRYARPGKRRLAEQIADGTITNLKELKRKSGARERKAQESKIRRARDDSTQEKFHKRLKEERKKELMRKQGRLVEVRRGGEDAEDDDSEAVDSGEDDVDLDGGFKIPSKIWKKLYRYQKIGVKWLWELHRQKAGGILGDEMGLGKTIQMIAFLAGLRTSALPSKGFSYRGLGPVLIVCPATVLHQWLKEFHTWYPEMRVAILHESGSHSGKKESLIRDMVSCHGVVITSFSNVRLRQEMLHRYNWHYVILDEGHKIRNPDAEVTLACKQFRTPHRLILTGSPMQNNLRELWSLIDFVFPGKLGTLPVFMQQFSVPIVQGGYANASKVQVQTAYKCACILRDSISPYLLRRMKADVKQALQLPSKNEQVLFCHLSEEQTQVYEDYLASKECNLILRGEYQVFAGLITLRKICNHPDLVSGGPRIFSHQNLTDDELSEEQRYGYYKRAGKMIVVESLLKLWKQQNHRVLLFSQSKQMLDILEDFVKDRYSYMRMDGTTTISSRQPLIAKFNSDSRIFLFLLTTRVGGLGVNLTGANRVIIYDPDWNPSTDTQARERSWRIGQNKQVTIYRLLTAGSIEEKIYHRQIFKTFLTNRVLKDPRQRRFFKSNDLFELFTLGSSDKGKSTETSAIFAGTGSEVRPNPSSSRSKVNKEPILKLGKKKEDALEKAERRKKQAEVIQRELKLKRKMEADKKVKKEDIPDGPASRVGHVHSAACQGKCVISPKRVGESGVQLGEVGSSSRSGHEVVSSKEKSSPSTTQVHAISSSSASRKEKKKKKRKDAKIDGHKIPHLAKTKAYAPRAEDEDEIAKNADQDNYVLEKLFKKSGVHSALQHDNIMQSSSPDFVLVENEAERVAKEAANAVRQSRRRCYRASSGIPTWTGAAGGSSGNKLRFGGKSNSRLVENSEKPEVPKQNTTPMKKKLFGKKKVFNGDMSTATTMNEDAEQTNDMPSSKSLLNRMRARNHLQKDDDNRSSSDDEDRQRTASVGTEHDGLMTEMVEFIGNHSQVPGQATTDELLKAFGSKIEKSNSAMFRSMLRQVCTFHRTQQKEGFWRLKAEFL, from the exons GATATTGATACAGACACCTCTGTCAACATCAGCAATGACCTTCAATCAGGCTTTGGAAACGTTGAAGGAGATGAGAGAAAGAACGGTAAGAAGTCTTCCTCTTCCAAAGGAAGTATCTTCCACATCGACACCACCCTCATCCACACCGTTCCATCTTCGGAACAGGCTACTGAACTCCAGGACTTGGGTGTCAGCGTGTTTGACCAGGAGGAGTTTGAACAGGGGGTCCTACAACAGGTGGACCAAGCCATTAATATTGAGGAGGCAAAGCTCTCCAGGCAGAGGGATGAGAAGGAGTTAAAAGGCGTGCTGGATGATATCAG ATTGTGTCGTTCAGAGTTCCGTCACCTGCAGAAAGTAGCATCCAGTATCCGAGTGCCCTCTGTACCATCCATGATTAGCAGGGAGTTGGAGAAGAAATTACTGTCGGTCAAAACacagaaagaaaacaaa GCAAAGCAGCTGAAGAAGCTACGGGCCAGACACAGAGTCCTGTCTGCTAAACTCTCAGGGAATAGTGATGATGTTAATATAGAAGATAATTCTGATGAAG gAGAAAAGGGTGATGGCAGCTCTTCAGCTTATGAGAGACTACTCCATGATGGCAGTGGATTGAACAGCGCTCCAGGACCCAGCCAGGCCAAGGAGACGGAGCATGAGCGCCTCATCCGGCTTGGTGAGATGACCCCCTTTGGCACCTTCTTGACCGTCAAAGAGCAGGAGAAACCCAAGCCAAAGCCACGGTCCCTGGTGGTCACAGACTTTGAGAAGTTCCTTGGTGGCAAGGACATTGAGATGTACAAGAAGCACAAAGAGGCATCCAAGTGGAAGGGGACAAAGAAAGCCAAAGGGAATGCTTCCCAGAGTGATCAAGGCAGTATCCTCAGGGGGTTGCTGACACCAAAGCCCGAGCCATCTCCTGGACAAAAGGACAAGGTTCACAAACAGGATACTGCAAAGGCCTCATGCTCCAGAGACTCAGTGTCACCGGGAAAGAGGAAACCAGAGAGGGAACGGATAGAGTTTGAGCCTAAACATCGCAAGAAGGTCAAAGAAAAGTGGAATGATCCCTCGCTGAAGAAGAAGAGACAAAGGACAAAGATGAGGAACTTAACAGAGGATTGGGAGAGCGATAACGAGGGGTACATAGAAGATTCTGATGAGGAATATTGTCCTGATTCAGACCAGGAAGCAGaatttgatgatgatgcatACTCCG ATGATGAACCAGTCATTGGTCGGAGGTACGCACGTCCCGGGAAGCGAAGGTTAGCCGAGCAGATTGCGGACGGAACCATCACAAACTTGAAAGAACTCAAGAGAAAGAGTGGGGCGAGAGAAAGAAAGGCACAAGAATCAAAGATCAGGAGAGCGAGAGACGATTCTACCCAG GAGAAGTTTCACAAGAGGTTAAaggaagagaggaagaaagaactGATGAGGAAACAGGGCAGGCTGGTGGAGGTGAGGAGAGGTGGAGAGGATGCAGAAGATGATGATTCTGAGGCAGTAGATTCTGGGGAAGATGATGTTGATCTGGATGGGGGTTTCAAGATCCCTTCCAAGATCTGGAAGAAGTTATACAG GTACCAAAAGATTGGGGTAAAATGGCTGTGGGAGTTACATCGTCAGAAGGCTGGAGGTATTCTAGGAGATGAGATGGGTCTGGGTAAAACCATTCAGATGATTGCATTCCTAGCAGGACTTAGGACAAGCGCACTTCCAAGCAAGGGGTTTAG CTACAGAGGGTTAGGTCCTGTCCTGATAGTGTGTCCTGCAACCGTTCTTCACCAATGGCTGAAGGAGTTCCACACCTGGTACCCTGAGATGAGAGTGGCTATCCTTCATGAGTCTGGATCACATTCTGGCAAAAAG GAATCTCTAATTCGTGACATGGTGAGCTGCCACGGTGTTGTCATAACGTCCTTCTCCAATGTCCGTCTACGTCAGGAGATGCTCCATCGGTACAACTGGCACTATGTGATCCTTGATGAAGGTCACAAGATACGTAACCCTGATGCAGAGGTTACACTGGCGTGCAAACAG TTCCGGACCCCCCATCGTCTGATCCTGACCGGTTCTCCCATGCAGAACAACCTCAGGGAACTATGGTCCCTGATTGACTTTGTCTTTCCTGGAAAGCTTGGAACACTTCCAGTCTTCATGCAACAGTTCTCAGTGCCAATTGTACAAGGAGGCTATGCCAATGCTTCCAAGGTTCag GTCCAGACTGCATACAAGTGTGCCTGCATCCTGCGAGACTCCATCAGCCCGTACCTGCTACGCCGCATGAAAGCAGACGTGAAGCAGGCCCTTCAGCTGCCTTCCAAGAACGAGCAGGTTCTGTTCTGCCATCTGTCTGAGGAACAGACCCAAGTTTATGAGGATTATCTGGCCTCCAAGGAATGTAACCTAATCCTCAGAGGAGAGTACCAG GTGTTTGCTGGTCTCATCACCCTGCGTAAGATCTGCAACCATCCGGACCTGGTGTCCGGTGGGCCTAGGATCTTCAGCCATCAGAACCTCACTGATGATGAACTCTCTGAAGAGCAACGGTATGGATACTACAAGCGAGCTGGCAAGATGATCGTGGTGGAATCGTTGCTCAAGCTCTGGAAGCAACAGAATCATCGGGTGCTCCTGTTCTCACAGAGCAAACAG ATGCTTGACATTTTGGAAGACTTTGTGAAAGACCGTTACTCCTACATGAGAATGGATGGGACAACGACAATCTCATCCAGACAACCCCTCATCGCCAAGTTCAATTCG GATTCCAGAATCTTCTTGTTCCTGCTGACAACCCGTGTTGGTGGTCTAGGAGTGAACCTGACAGGGGCCAACAGGGTGATCATCTATGATCCCGACTGGAACCCAAGCACCGATACACAGGCAAGGGAAAGATCATGGAGGATCGGCCAGAACAAGCAGGTCACCATCTACAGGTTGCTTACAGCTGGCTCCATTGAAGAGAAGATCTACCACAG ACAAATCTTCAAGACATTCCTGACCAATCGAGTCCTCAAAGACCCTCGTCAGCGCCGGTTCTTCAAGTCCAATGACCTCTTTGAGCTATTCACCTTGGGATCCTCAGACAAGGGCAAGAGCACCGAGACCAGTGCGATCTTCGCTGGCACGGGCTCTGAGGTTCGCCCGAATCCCAGTTCttccaggtcaaaggtcaacaaGGAGCCTATACTGAAGCTgggtaaaaagaaggaagatGCCCTGGAGAAGGCAGAGAGGAGGAAGAAGCAGGCGGAGGTCATCCAGAGGGAGCTGAAGCTCAAGAGGAAGATGGAAGCGGACAAGAAGGTGAAGAAGGAAGACATTCCCGATGGTCCAGCATCCAGGGTGGGCCATGTCCATTCTGCAGCCTGTCAAGGAAAGTGTGTGATATCGCCCAAGAGAGTTGGAGAATCTGGAGTGCAACTTGGAGAGGTTGGATCCTCCAGTAGATCTGGTCACGAGGTAGTGTCATCGAAAGAGAAGTCTTCCCCATCAACAACTCAAGTTCATGCCATCTCATCCTCGAGCGCAagcagaaaagagaaaaagaagaagaaaaggaaagatgcAA AAATTGATGGTCATAAAATTCCTCATCTTGCCAAGACCAAAGCCTATGCACCTAGAGCAGAAGACGAGGACGAGATCGCCAAGAATGCTGATCAGGACAACTACGTCCTTGAGAAGCTCTTCAAGAAAAGTG GTGTCCACAGTGCCCTTCAGCATGACAACATCATGCAGTCATCCAGCCCAGACTTTGTCCTGGTGGAAAACGAGGCGGAGAGAGTTGCTAAGGAAGCGGCCAATGCAGTCCGTCAGTCTAGGAGACGTTGCTATAGAGCAAGCTCTGGAATCCCAACCTGGACAGGAGCAGCAGGGGGTTCTTCAGGAAACAA GCTTCGTTTTGGAGGCAAGAGTAACAGCAGACTGGTTGAAAACTCTGAGAAGCCTGAAGTCCCCAAGCAGAATACAACACCAATGAAGAAG AAATTGTTTGGCAAGAAGAAGGTGTTCAATGGGGACATGTCCACCGCAACGACCATGAACGAGGATGCAGAGCAAACAAATGACATGCCATCTTCCAAGAGCCTTCTCAATCGAATGCGTGCCCGGAACCACCTCCAGAAAGATGACGACAACCGCTCCTCTTCCGACGATGAGGACAGACAGAGGACTGCATCGGTGGGAACGGAACATGACGGTCTCATGACCGAGATGGTTGAGTTCATTGGCAATCACTCGCAGGTGCCTGGGCAGGCAACAACTGACGAGCTGCTAAAGGCCTTTGGAAGCAAGATTGAGAAGTCGAATTCGGCGATGTTCCGATCAATGCTGCGTCAGGTCTGTACCTTCCACAGGACGCAGCAGAAGGAAGGGTTCTGGAGACTCAAAGCAGAATTTTTATAG
- the LOC121422380 gene encoding DNA excision repair protein ERCC-6-like isoform X2: MEESISISEMDATCNSVGGEATAPSQDIDTDTSVNISNDLQSGFGNVEGDERKNGKKSSSSKGSIFHIDTTLIHTVPSSEQATELQDLGVSVFDQEEFEQGVLQQVDQAINIEEAKLSRQRDEKELKGVLDDIRLCRSEFRHLQKVASSIRVPSVPSMISRELEKKLLSVKTQKENKAKQLKKLRARHRVLSAKLSGNSDDVNIEDNSDEEKGDGSSSAYERLLHDGSGLNSAPGPSQAKETEHERLIRLGEMTPFGTFLTVKEQEKPKPKPRSLVVTDFEKFLGGKDIEMYKKHKEASKWKGTKKAKGNASQSDQGSILRGLLTPKPEPSPGQKDKVHKQDTAKASCSRDSVSPGKRKPERERIEFEPKHRKKVKEKWNDPSLKKKRQRTKMRNLTEDWESDNEGYIEDSDEEYCPDSDQEAEFDDDAYSDDEPVIGRRYARPGKRRLAEQIADGTITNLKELKRKSGARERKAQESKIRRARDDSTQEKFHKRLKEERKKELMRKQGRLVEVRRGGEDAEDDDSEAVDSGEDDVDLDGGFKIPSKIWKKLYRYQKIGVKWLWELHRQKAGGILGDEMGLGKTIQMIAFLAGLRTSALPSKGFSYRGLGPVLIVCPATVLHQWLKEFHTWYPEMRVAILHESGSHSGKKESLIRDMVSCHGVVITSFSNVRLRQEMLHRYNWHYVILDEGHKIRNPDAEVTLACKQFRTPHRLILTGSPMQNNLRELWSLIDFVFPGKLGTLPVFMQQFSVPIVQGGYANASKVQVQTAYKCACILRDSISPYLLRRMKADVKQALQLPSKNEQVLFCHLSEEQTQVYEDYLASKECNLILRGEYQVFAGLITLRKICNHPDLVSGGPRIFSHQNLTDDELSEEQRYGYYKRAGKMIVVESLLKLWKQQNHRVLLFSQSKQMLDILEDFVKDRYSYMRMDGTTTISSRQPLIAKFNSDSRIFLFLLTTRVGGLGVNLTGANRVIIYDPDWNPSTDTQARERSWRIGQNKQVTIYRLLTAGSIEEKIYHRQIFKTFLTNRVLKDPRQRRFFKSNDLFELFTLGSSDKGKSTETSAIFAGTGSEVRPNPSSSRSKVNKEPILKLGKKKEDALEKAERRKKQAEVIQRELKLKRKMEADKKVKKEDIPDGPASRVGHVHSAACQGKCVISPKRVGESGVQLGEVGSSSRSGHEVVSSKEKSSPSTTQVHAISSSSASRKEKKKKKRKDAKIDGHKIPHLAKTKAYAPRAEDEDEIAKNADQDNYVLEKLFKKSGVHSALQHDNIMQSSSPDFVLVENEAERVAKEAANAVRQSRRRCYRASSGIPTWTGAAGGSSGNKLRFGGKSNSRLVENSEKPEVPKQNTTPMKKKLFGKKKVFNGDMSTATTMNEDAEQTNDMPSSKSLLNRMRARNHLQKDDDNRSSSDDEDRQRTASVGTEHDGLMTEMVEFIGNHSQVPGQATTDELLKAFGSKIEKSNSAMFRSMLRQVCTFHRTQQKEGFWRLKAEFL, encoded by the exons GATATTGATACAGACACCTCTGTCAACATCAGCAATGACCTTCAATCAGGCTTTGGAAACGTTGAAGGAGATGAGAGAAAGAACGGTAAGAAGTCTTCCTCTTCCAAAGGAAGTATCTTCCACATCGACACCACCCTCATCCACACCGTTCCATCTTCGGAACAGGCTACTGAACTCCAGGACTTGGGTGTCAGCGTGTTTGACCAGGAGGAGTTTGAACAGGGGGTCCTACAACAGGTGGACCAAGCCATTAATATTGAGGAGGCAAAGCTCTCCAGGCAGAGGGATGAGAAGGAGTTAAAAGGCGTGCTGGATGATATCAG ATTGTGTCGTTCAGAGTTCCGTCACCTGCAGAAAGTAGCATCCAGTATCCGAGTGCCCTCTGTACCATCCATGATTAGCAGGGAGTTGGAGAAGAAATTACTGTCGGTCAAAACacagaaagaaaacaaa GCAAAGCAGCTGAAGAAGCTACGGGCCAGACACAGAGTCCTGTCTGCTAAACTCTCAGGGAATAGTGATGATGTTAATATAGAAGATAATTCTGATGAAG AAAAGGGTGATGGCAGCTCTTCAGCTTATGAGAGACTACTCCATGATGGCAGTGGATTGAACAGCGCTCCAGGACCCAGCCAGGCCAAGGAGACGGAGCATGAGCGCCTCATCCGGCTTGGTGAGATGACCCCCTTTGGCACCTTCTTGACCGTCAAAGAGCAGGAGAAACCCAAGCCAAAGCCACGGTCCCTGGTGGTCACAGACTTTGAGAAGTTCCTTGGTGGCAAGGACATTGAGATGTACAAGAAGCACAAAGAGGCATCCAAGTGGAAGGGGACAAAGAAAGCCAAAGGGAATGCTTCCCAGAGTGATCAAGGCAGTATCCTCAGGGGGTTGCTGACACCAAAGCCCGAGCCATCTCCTGGACAAAAGGACAAGGTTCACAAACAGGATACTGCAAAGGCCTCATGCTCCAGAGACTCAGTGTCACCGGGAAAGAGGAAACCAGAGAGGGAACGGATAGAGTTTGAGCCTAAACATCGCAAGAAGGTCAAAGAAAAGTGGAATGATCCCTCGCTGAAGAAGAAGAGACAAAGGACAAAGATGAGGAACTTAACAGAGGATTGGGAGAGCGATAACGAGGGGTACATAGAAGATTCTGATGAGGAATATTGTCCTGATTCAGACCAGGAAGCAGaatttgatgatgatgcatACTCCG ATGATGAACCAGTCATTGGTCGGAGGTACGCACGTCCCGGGAAGCGAAGGTTAGCCGAGCAGATTGCGGACGGAACCATCACAAACTTGAAAGAACTCAAGAGAAAGAGTGGGGCGAGAGAAAGAAAGGCACAAGAATCAAAGATCAGGAGAGCGAGAGACGATTCTACCCAG GAGAAGTTTCACAAGAGGTTAAaggaagagaggaagaaagaactGATGAGGAAACAGGGCAGGCTGGTGGAGGTGAGGAGAGGTGGAGAGGATGCAGAAGATGATGATTCTGAGGCAGTAGATTCTGGGGAAGATGATGTTGATCTGGATGGGGGTTTCAAGATCCCTTCCAAGATCTGGAAGAAGTTATACAG GTACCAAAAGATTGGGGTAAAATGGCTGTGGGAGTTACATCGTCAGAAGGCTGGAGGTATTCTAGGAGATGAGATGGGTCTGGGTAAAACCATTCAGATGATTGCATTCCTAGCAGGACTTAGGACAAGCGCACTTCCAAGCAAGGGGTTTAG CTACAGAGGGTTAGGTCCTGTCCTGATAGTGTGTCCTGCAACCGTTCTTCACCAATGGCTGAAGGAGTTCCACACCTGGTACCCTGAGATGAGAGTGGCTATCCTTCATGAGTCTGGATCACATTCTGGCAAAAAG GAATCTCTAATTCGTGACATGGTGAGCTGCCACGGTGTTGTCATAACGTCCTTCTCCAATGTCCGTCTACGTCAGGAGATGCTCCATCGGTACAACTGGCACTATGTGATCCTTGATGAAGGTCACAAGATACGTAACCCTGATGCAGAGGTTACACTGGCGTGCAAACAG TTCCGGACCCCCCATCGTCTGATCCTGACCGGTTCTCCCATGCAGAACAACCTCAGGGAACTATGGTCCCTGATTGACTTTGTCTTTCCTGGAAAGCTTGGAACACTTCCAGTCTTCATGCAACAGTTCTCAGTGCCAATTGTACAAGGAGGCTATGCCAATGCTTCCAAGGTTCag GTCCAGACTGCATACAAGTGTGCCTGCATCCTGCGAGACTCCATCAGCCCGTACCTGCTACGCCGCATGAAAGCAGACGTGAAGCAGGCCCTTCAGCTGCCTTCCAAGAACGAGCAGGTTCTGTTCTGCCATCTGTCTGAGGAACAGACCCAAGTTTATGAGGATTATCTGGCCTCCAAGGAATGTAACCTAATCCTCAGAGGAGAGTACCAG GTGTTTGCTGGTCTCATCACCCTGCGTAAGATCTGCAACCATCCGGACCTGGTGTCCGGTGGGCCTAGGATCTTCAGCCATCAGAACCTCACTGATGATGAACTCTCTGAAGAGCAACGGTATGGATACTACAAGCGAGCTGGCAAGATGATCGTGGTGGAATCGTTGCTCAAGCTCTGGAAGCAACAGAATCATCGGGTGCTCCTGTTCTCACAGAGCAAACAG ATGCTTGACATTTTGGAAGACTTTGTGAAAGACCGTTACTCCTACATGAGAATGGATGGGACAACGACAATCTCATCCAGACAACCCCTCATCGCCAAGTTCAATTCG GATTCCAGAATCTTCTTGTTCCTGCTGACAACCCGTGTTGGTGGTCTAGGAGTGAACCTGACAGGGGCCAACAGGGTGATCATCTATGATCCCGACTGGAACCCAAGCACCGATACACAGGCAAGGGAAAGATCATGGAGGATCGGCCAGAACAAGCAGGTCACCATCTACAGGTTGCTTACAGCTGGCTCCATTGAAGAGAAGATCTACCACAG ACAAATCTTCAAGACATTCCTGACCAATCGAGTCCTCAAAGACCCTCGTCAGCGCCGGTTCTTCAAGTCCAATGACCTCTTTGAGCTATTCACCTTGGGATCCTCAGACAAGGGCAAGAGCACCGAGACCAGTGCGATCTTCGCTGGCACGGGCTCTGAGGTTCGCCCGAATCCCAGTTCttccaggtcaaaggtcaacaaGGAGCCTATACTGAAGCTgggtaaaaagaaggaagatGCCCTGGAGAAGGCAGAGAGGAGGAAGAAGCAGGCGGAGGTCATCCAGAGGGAGCTGAAGCTCAAGAGGAAGATGGAAGCGGACAAGAAGGTGAAGAAGGAAGACATTCCCGATGGTCCAGCATCCAGGGTGGGCCATGTCCATTCTGCAGCCTGTCAAGGAAAGTGTGTGATATCGCCCAAGAGAGTTGGAGAATCTGGAGTGCAACTTGGAGAGGTTGGATCCTCCAGTAGATCTGGTCACGAGGTAGTGTCATCGAAAGAGAAGTCTTCCCCATCAACAACTCAAGTTCATGCCATCTCATCCTCGAGCGCAagcagaaaagagaaaaagaagaagaaaaggaaagatgcAA AAATTGATGGTCATAAAATTCCTCATCTTGCCAAGACCAAAGCCTATGCACCTAGAGCAGAAGACGAGGACGAGATCGCCAAGAATGCTGATCAGGACAACTACGTCCTTGAGAAGCTCTTCAAGAAAAGTG GTGTCCACAGTGCCCTTCAGCATGACAACATCATGCAGTCATCCAGCCCAGACTTTGTCCTGGTGGAAAACGAGGCGGAGAGAGTTGCTAAGGAAGCGGCCAATGCAGTCCGTCAGTCTAGGAGACGTTGCTATAGAGCAAGCTCTGGAATCCCAACCTGGACAGGAGCAGCAGGGGGTTCTTCAGGAAACAA GCTTCGTTTTGGAGGCAAGAGTAACAGCAGACTGGTTGAAAACTCTGAGAAGCCTGAAGTCCCCAAGCAGAATACAACACCAATGAAGAAG AAATTGTTTGGCAAGAAGAAGGTGTTCAATGGGGACATGTCCACCGCAACGACCATGAACGAGGATGCAGAGCAAACAAATGACATGCCATCTTCCAAGAGCCTTCTCAATCGAATGCGTGCCCGGAACCACCTCCAGAAAGATGACGACAACCGCTCCTCTTCCGACGATGAGGACAGACAGAGGACTGCATCGGTGGGAACGGAACATGACGGTCTCATGACCGAGATGGTTGAGTTCATTGGCAATCACTCGCAGGTGCCTGGGCAGGCAACAACTGACGAGCTGCTAAAGGCCTTTGGAAGCAAGATTGAGAAGTCGAATTCGGCGATGTTCCGATCAATGCTGCGTCAGGTCTGTACCTTCCACAGGACGCAGCAGAAGGAAGGGTTCTGGAGACTCAAAGCAGAATTTTTATAG